The Quercus robur chromosome 7, dhQueRobu3.1, whole genome shotgun sequence genome has a segment encoding these proteins:
- the LOC126693438 gene encoding transcription factor ORG2-like isoform X1, whose amino-acid sequence MLALSPSLVSTTVWYLENNHTNYDQNFNHVGDSETVESVLHFSTSQQAQVELDRITPPITSYGDPKMHKKLNHNASERDRRKKVNDLYSSLRSLLPGTDRTKKLSIPKTVSSVVKYIPELQKEVKGLIHKKEELLSRISRLEDETLEEEKPKIIAQSTSISIWASRIDSRQIVVQISIDGKVHKTPLSEILCNLEEDGLILLNASSFESFGGRIFCNLHLQVERTHGLECEILSEKLMSLYDKREELLL is encoded by the exons ATGTTAGCATTATCACCATCTTTGGTTTCAACCACGGTATGGTACTTGGAGAATAATCACACAAATTATGACCAGAATTTCAACCACGTCGGAGACTCAGAGACAGTAGAGTCAGTTCTTCATTTCTCTACATCTCAGCAGGCACAAGTTGAGCTTGATCGGATTACGCCGCCAATAACTAGTTATGGTGACCCAAAAATGCATAAGAAGCTTAACCACAATGCTAGTGAGCGTGATCGTCGCAAGAAGGTGAATGATTTGTACTCCTCTCTCCGTTCACTGCTTCCAGGCACAGATCGAACG AAGAAGTTAAGCATTCCGAAAACAGTTTCAAGTGTGGTAAAATACATACCAGAGCTACAAAAGGAAGTGAAGGGACTTATTCATAAAAAGGAAGAGCTTCTATCAAGGATTTCTAGGTTAGAAGATGAAACTCTTGAAGaggaaaaaccaaaaatcattgCTCAAAGCACTTCAATATCTATTTGGGCAAGTCGTATTGATAGTAGGCAAATTGTGGTTCAAATATCAATAGATGGCAAAGTCCACAAGACTCCATTATCTGAGATTCTTTGCAACTTAGAGGAGGATGGGCTTATATTATTAAATGCGTCATCATTTGAGTCTTTTGGAGGGAggattttttgtaatttacatCTTCAG GTTGAAAGAACTCATGGACTGGAGTGCGAGATTTTAAGTGAGAAACTCATGTCCCTGTATGACAAGAGAGAAGAGCTGTTGCTATGA
- the LOC126693438 gene encoding transcription factor ORG2-like isoform X2 → MLALSPSLVSTTVWYLENNHTNYDQNFNHVGDSETVESVLHFSTSQQAQVELDRITPPITSYGDPKMHKKLNHNASERDRRKKVNDLYSSLRSLLPGTDRTKKLSIPKTVSSVVKYIPELQKEVKGLIHKKEELLSRISRLEDETLEEEKPKIIAQSTSISIWASRIDSRQIVVQISIDGKVHKTPLSEILCNLEEDGLILLNASSFESFGGRIFCNLHLQVCFCIG, encoded by the exons ATGTTAGCATTATCACCATCTTTGGTTTCAACCACGGTATGGTACTTGGAGAATAATCACACAAATTATGACCAGAATTTCAACCACGTCGGAGACTCAGAGACAGTAGAGTCAGTTCTTCATTTCTCTACATCTCAGCAGGCACAAGTTGAGCTTGATCGGATTACGCCGCCAATAACTAGTTATGGTGACCCAAAAATGCATAAGAAGCTTAACCACAATGCTAGTGAGCGTGATCGTCGCAAGAAGGTGAATGATTTGTACTCCTCTCTCCGTTCACTGCTTCCAGGCACAGATCGAACG AAGAAGTTAAGCATTCCGAAAACAGTTTCAAGTGTGGTAAAATACATACCAGAGCTACAAAAGGAAGTGAAGGGACTTATTCATAAAAAGGAAGAGCTTCTATCAAGGATTTCTAGGTTAGAAGATGAAACTCTTGAAGaggaaaaaccaaaaatcattgCTCAAAGCACTTCAATATCTATTTGGGCAAGTCGTATTGATAGTAGGCAAATTGTGGTTCAAATATCAATAGATGGCAAAGTCCACAAGACTCCATTATCTGAGATTCTTTGCAACTTAGAGGAGGATGGGCTTATATTATTAAATGCGTCATCATTTGAGTCTTTTGGAGGGAggattttttgtaatttacatCTTCAGGTTTGTTTTTGTATAG GTTGA